The Dethiosulfovibrio peptidovorans DSM 11002 genome has a window encoding:
- the lon gene encoding endopeptidase La, with protein MAYVLPVRDMVMFPGAIAPLFVGRPRSLKAIELSILEDRKIFVATQMDLSVEDPGDGDLYSMGTLCNILQMVRVPDGSTKVLLEGLGRMRARSFVKERDVLSADIVPVETGRWRKDEKIEALKRSVMLAFEEYVTLHPKLPSEILISVNSVKDLDKMSDLVASHLTIDVDKKQNLLECNRMDTRLELLLKTLLEENELLKLEHDIHDRVQQELEQGQKQYYLREQLKIIRSELGQDDSESELDGYEKKILNAELPEEVEERAREELRRLGKMPPLSAEATVVRSYIDWILGMPWHKETEDNLDLSSVRSVLESNHYGLERIKKRLLEFIAVRKLAGDQARGGILCLVGPPGVGKTSLGRSVADAMGRKFVSMSLGGVRDEAEIRGHRKTYIGSMPGRIMQKIKQVGTKNPVLLMDEIDKLGNDFRGDPASALLEVLDPSQNDRFVDHYLEVPFDLSKVLFITTANVTHTIPSALLDRMEVIELSGYVMEEKLRIAKKHLLPKLLRENGLSRKDLTISDGVYRKIVGEYTREAGVRNLERNIASLCRKAAMKIVESENSDEKVGPIKVTAKNLKDYLGAPKRYDLRLPKSPRRGVALGLAWTQAGGEVLVIEAISTEGKGQVTLTGNLGSIMQESAQTAMGYLKGHGGQLGLKDVDWSGLDVHLHVPEGAIPKDGPSAGITMAVAILSVLAGRRYLPDVAMTGEISLLGQVLPIGGIREKILAAKRNGIKRIIVPEGNRPDVEELEEWVKDGLRFVFVSSAKDVFKHALESD; from the coding sequence ATGGCCTATGTTCTTCCCGTTCGGGACATGGTGATGTTCCCGGGGGCCATTGCTCCTCTTTTCGTAGGACGTCCCAGATCCCTCAAGGCTATTGAGCTTTCCATACTCGAGGATCGCAAGATTTTCGTCGCGACCCAGATGGACCTGTCGGTAGAGGATCCCGGAGACGGCGATCTTTACTCTATGGGAACTCTCTGTAATATACTTCAGATGGTCAGGGTTCCGGATGGATCGACTAAGGTTTTACTTGAGGGGCTCGGACGAATGAGAGCCAGATCGTTCGTCAAGGAGAGGGATGTCCTATCGGCCGATATCGTACCAGTTGAGACAGGGCGATGGAGGAAAGATGAAAAGATAGAGGCGCTAAAGAGAAGTGTCATGCTGGCTTTCGAGGAATACGTAACCCTTCACCCAAAACTTCCGTCGGAGATCCTCATCTCGGTCAATTCTGTGAAAGACCTGGATAAAATGTCCGACCTGGTCGCGTCTCATCTGACCATAGATGTTGACAAAAAACAGAATCTCTTGGAATGCAACCGCATGGATACGAGGTTGGAGCTTCTTCTCAAGACGTTACTGGAGGAAAACGAACTTCTGAAACTGGAACACGATATCCACGACAGAGTTCAACAGGAGCTGGAACAGGGGCAGAAGCAATATTATCTGAGGGAGCAGCTGAAAATCATACGTTCCGAGTTAGGGCAGGATGATTCGGAATCCGAACTGGACGGGTACGAAAAGAAGATCCTCAATGCAGAGCTTCCAGAGGAAGTGGAGGAACGGGCCAGGGAGGAACTTCGAAGATTGGGCAAGATGCCGCCTCTATCGGCGGAGGCCACGGTCGTGAGGAGCTATATAGACTGGATCTTGGGGATGCCTTGGCACAAGGAAACAGAGGACAATCTCGACCTGTCCTCTGTGCGTTCCGTCTTGGAGTCCAATCATTACGGTCTCGAGAGGATAAAGAAACGCCTCCTGGAATTCATAGCGGTCAGGAAACTGGCGGGAGACCAAGCCAGAGGAGGAATTCTCTGTCTTGTCGGGCCTCCCGGGGTCGGAAAAACCTCGTTAGGCCGTTCCGTCGCAGATGCTATGGGAAGAAAGTTCGTCAGCATGTCTCTGGGTGGAGTAAGAGACGAAGCTGAGATACGGGGCCATAGGAAGACCTATATTGGATCCATGCCTGGTAGGATAATGCAGAAGATAAAGCAGGTGGGGACCAAGAACCCGGTGTTGTTGATGGACGAGATCGATAAGCTGGGCAACGATTTCAGAGGGGATCCGGCATCGGCTCTTTTGGAGGTACTAGATCCGTCGCAGAATGATCGCTTCGTGGACCATTATCTGGAGGTACCCTTCGATCTCAGCAAGGTCCTGTTCATTACCACCGCAAACGTCACCCATACCATCCCAAGCGCTTTGTTGGATCGTATGGAGGTTATAGAGCTTTCCGGTTACGTTATGGAGGAAAAACTGAGGATAGCGAAGAAACACCTGTTGCCTAAGCTTCTCAGAGAGAACGGCCTGAGCAGGAAAGACCTTACCATTTCCGACGGAGTCTATCGAAAGATAGTGGGAGAGTACACGAGAGAAGCGGGCGTAAGAAACCTGGAGAGGAACATCGCCTCCCTTTGTAGGAAAGCAGCGATGAAGATCGTCGAATCGGAGAATTCCGACGAAAAAGTCGGACCTATAAAGGTGACCGCTAAAAACCTAAAAGACTATCTTGGTGCTCCTAAACGGTACGATCTCAGGCTTCCCAAGAGTCCTCGCAGGGGAGTCGCCTTGGGCTTGGCCTGGACTCAAGCTGGTGGTGAGGTCCTGGTGATAGAGGCTATCTCGACGGAGGGGAAGGGGCAGGTCACCTTGACCGGCAACCTAGGTTCCATCATGCAGGAATCGGCACAGACGGCAATGGGATATCTGAAAGGTCATGGTGGACAGCTTGGCCTTAAAGATGTCGACTGGAGCGGTCTCGACGTCCATCTCCATGTACCTGAAGGCGCCATTCCGAAGGACGGGCCTTCTGCCGGTATAACCATGGCTGTAGCCATATTGTCGGTTTTGGCCGGTAGAAGATACCTTCCGGATGTGGCTATGACTGGCGAGATATCCCTCCTAGGACAGGTCCTCCCGATTGGGGGTATCAGGGAAAAGATTTTGGCCGCCAAGAGAAACGGTATCAAGAGGATCATCGTTCCCGAGGGCAATCGCCCCGACGTGGAAGAACTTGAAGAGTGGGTTAAGGACGGCCTTCGTTTCGTCTTTGTCTCCTCCGCCAAAGACGTCTTTAAGCACGCCTTGGAGTCCGATTGA
- a CDS encoding Gfo/Idh/MocA family protein, giving the protein MELKRMGVVGVGHLGQHHARIYTEILGAQLVGVMDENSERASAIGQHLGVPYYGDIDEFLDSARPDGISVVVPTVDHFEVARKALLRGVNVLIEKPVTTTVEEAEQLLTMAEEKDLVLQVGHIERFNSAIQYVSKISHKPMFLQSRRLGPFSSRISDVGVVLDLMIHDIDIVLSLVNSSIENISATGRKICSDYEDIASAQLSFENGSMAHILVSRVSERRLRQMEIMEPERYLSINYETQDVSIHRCVNQSGTGLVEVIEHPVFPKSEPLKLELQHFVSCVRDGKQPLVGISDGKRALEIAVEVLKQIHRNNSLSAHTKEAV; this is encoded by the coding sequence GTGGAATTGAAGAGAATGGGCGTCGTTGGAGTAGGCCATCTTGGGCAGCATCACGCCCGAATTTACACCGAGATATTGGGAGCTCAGCTCGTCGGGGTGATGGATGAAAACTCCGAAAGGGCTTCCGCTATAGGTCAACATCTCGGGGTTCCGTATTACGGCGATATAGATGAGTTTCTCGATTCGGCACGTCCCGACGGTATCAGCGTAGTGGTTCCTACTGTGGACCATTTCGAGGTTGCGAGAAAGGCTCTCCTCAGAGGGGTCAACGTATTGATAGAGAAGCCGGTCACTACCACCGTCGAAGAGGCGGAACAGCTTTTGACAATGGCGGAGGAGAAGGATCTGGTGCTTCAGGTAGGGCACATAGAGAGATTTAACAGTGCCATACAGTACGTATCAAAGATATCTCACAAGCCCATGTTCCTTCAGTCGAGGCGACTCGGTCCTTTTTCGTCCAGGATCAGCGACGTGGGAGTGGTTTTGGATCTTATGATTCACGATATAGACATCGTGCTATCTCTGGTGAATTCTTCTATAGAGAATATCTCCGCTACCGGTAGAAAGATTTGTTCCGACTACGAGGACATAGCCTCCGCTCAACTTTCCTTCGAAAATGGGTCGATGGCACATATTCTCGTGAGTCGAGTCTCGGAGAGACGGCTTCGTCAGATGGAGATAATGGAGCCGGAGAGGTACCTTTCCATAAACTACGAAACCCAGGACGTATCCATACACCGCTGTGTAAACCAAAGCGGTACCGGATTAGTTGAGGTCATAGAGCACCCCGTATTTCCCAAGAGCGAGCCCCTTAAGCTGGAACTGCAGCACTTTGTAAGCTGCGTCAGAGACGGCAAACAGCCGTTGGTGGGCATTTCCGATGGCAAGAGAGCCTTGGAGATTGCTGTGGAGGTATTGAAACAGATACACCGAAATAACTCGCTATCGGCTCATACGAAAGAGGCTGTATAG
- a CDS encoding polyphenol oxidase family protein, translating into MTLRSSDLRPQDEVIMSLSTLGTVISPRQVHGVDIVTDRDDLVSRPFGDGVLLTSGGFIGTIQVADCYPVLLSGNSPAPWRLLLHSGFKGTVDNIVLSGWRRLLETMDVDVELSRAWIGSGIGPCCYSRRIDDPWTDKAMCLLKSDFWRQDGDSVWFDMAPAIRSQIEGLGIDPKNIAVHGECTFCNSSRYLSYRSGDKENRMVLFSSIDATFGVYL; encoded by the coding sequence ATGACGTTGCGTTCTTCCGATCTTCGCCCTCAGGACGAAGTGATAATGTCCCTGTCGACCTTGGGAACCGTGATCTCCCCTAGACAGGTGCACGGAGTCGATATAGTTACCGATCGGGACGATCTCGTCTCTCGGCCCTTCGGGGACGGCGTCTTACTGACATCCGGAGGATTCATAGGGACGATTCAGGTAGCGGATTGTTACCCCGTCCTGCTTTCGGGAAACTCTCCCGCGCCTTGGCGCCTTCTTCTCCATTCGGGATTCAAGGGAACTGTTGACAATATAGTCCTTTCCGGATGGCGCAGACTTCTGGAGACGATGGACGTGGATGTAGAGCTATCTCGTGCCTGGATAGGTTCTGGAATAGGACCTTGTTGTTATAGCCGAAGAATCGACGATCCCTGGACCGATAAAGCGATGTGTTTGCTTAAAAGTGACTTTTGGAGACAAGACGGCGACTCCGTATGGTTCGACATGGCTCCCGCTATAAGAAGTCAGATCGAGGGATTGGGTATTGACCCGAAGAATATCGCTGTTCATGGTGAATGTACTTTCTGCAACTCTTCTCGGTATCTATCCTATCGAAGCGGGGATAAAGAGAACCGAATGGTACTTTTTTCGTCAATAGATGCCACTTTCGGTGTTTATCTGTGA
- the yihA gene encoding ribosome biogenesis GTP-binding protein YihA/YsxC produces MSRWRAELVQTAFEARQFPEPKFPEIALAGRSNVGKSSLLNALIDQKIAHISSKPGKTRSINFFEVASGGSPFTLVDLPGYGFASRSKKEQDQWRKLIEKYVSSRQNLSLVIHLVDFRHGLLKNDVELQEWISALGVPMLTVFTKVDKIARGKRKGELHKYIKSGLKSVDVPILTSTEGKLGIDELRTFISAYLEEWNRYVDS; encoded by the coding sequence ATGTCCAGATGGAGAGCGGAACTTGTCCAAACGGCCTTCGAGGCCCGTCAGTTTCCGGAACCTAAGTTTCCTGAGATCGCCTTGGCAGGCAGATCAAACGTGGGAAAGTCCAGTTTGCTGAACGCCCTCATCGATCAGAAAATAGCCCATATCAGTTCGAAGCCAGGAAAGACGAGAAGCATAAATTTTTTCGAGGTCGCCTCTGGGGGAAGTCCCTTCACCTTGGTCGATCTTCCTGGATACGGATTTGCGTCGAGGAGCAAAAAAGAACAGGACCAGTGGCGTAAGCTGATAGAGAAATACGTATCTTCCAGGCAAAATCTATCCTTGGTCATACACTTGGTCGATTTTCGTCACGGACTCCTGAAGAACGATGTAGAGCTTCAGGAGTGGATCTCCGCTCTTGGCGTGCCAATGCTCACGGTCTTTACCAAGGTGGACAAAATAGCCAGGGGAAAAAGGAAAGGCGAGCTTCACAAGTATATTAAGTCTGGTTTGAAATCCGTCGATGTCCCTATCCTCACCTCTACGGAAGGGAAGTTGGGAATAGACGAGTTGCGGACTTTCATATCGGCTTACCTGGAAGAGTGGAACCGTTATGTGGATAGTTAA
- a CDS encoding valine--tRNA ligase: protein MTERNKELSKNYDPKPIEDRFYRWWLDKGLFEADVDKEKEAFSIVIPPPNVTGSLHMGHAFNNTFQDIICRYKRMRGYNVLWLPGTDHAGIATQNVVERELAKEGISRHDMSREDFIDRVWAWKEEYGNRIINQQKKLGNSCDWRRLRFTMDEGLSKAVRAVFVRLYEKGLIYRGKYIINWCPRCQTALSDLEVEHSEEPGKLYYVAYPIVGEGGHILVATTRPETILGDVAVAVHPRDENNRSLIGKKVVAPLTGGREIPIIEDNMVDPEFGTGFVKITPAHDPNDFLVGQRHGLEQLQVIDAQGVMNENAGPYVGMSVEEGRKKAVSDLEEQGYLKKVEDLPHQVGHCYRCNTVVEPYLSEQWFVKAKPLADRGVQSVENGEIRWLPEHWTKTYYQWMENIRDWCISRQLWWGHRIPAWTCQDCGHIVVAEEDPTGCPKCGSSDLIQDEDVLDTWFSSALWPFSTLGWPDKTEELEHFYPTSLMVTGFDIIFFWVSRMIMMGLEFMDEIPFNDVYIHALVRDEQGQKMSKSKGNVIDPLIMIDQFGADALRFTVAALTMPGRDILLSPSKIENYRHFLNKIWNASRFALMNLGDSDPSRPDEKDLRLHDKWIMDRLSKVNSQVTDYLDEYLIGDAARLLYDFIWGDLCDWYVEMSKPALWGDEGEDRKEATLWVLLDVFKETLSLLHPFIPFLTEELWQAFGFGQEPMEREEWKVRSSDENSDALGKSMETLQDMIRAIRNLRAEAGLPPQKSVDSVVVRTDSRDTIELVKENEDMISLLAKVERISVIPTGSDAPGKSLSSVLGSGIVYLPVGDLLDIDSEISRLGQEKEQMENNLSKSEKKLANPNFVERAPQDVVEKERDRIEEFQRKIRRIAENIASLSEK from the coding sequence ATGACAGAGAGGAACAAAGAGCTTTCCAAAAACTACGATCCTAAACCGATCGAGGACAGGTTTTATCGGTGGTGGCTGGACAAAGGACTCTTCGAGGCGGACGTAGACAAGGAGAAAGAGGCCTTCAGCATAGTCATCCCCCCCCCTAACGTGACCGGATCTCTTCACATGGGGCATGCCTTCAACAACACCTTTCAGGACATTATCTGCAGATACAAGAGGATGAGAGGCTATAACGTCCTGTGGCTTCCCGGAACGGATCACGCCGGGATAGCCACCCAAAACGTTGTGGAGAGGGAGCTTGCCAAAGAGGGTATCTCCAGACACGATATGTCCAGAGAGGATTTTATCGACAGGGTATGGGCGTGGAAAGAGGAATACGGCAACAGGATAATAAACCAGCAGAAAAAGCTAGGGAATTCCTGCGATTGGCGTCGTCTGAGGTTCACCATGGACGAGGGGCTCTCCAAGGCGGTACGTGCCGTCTTCGTTAGGCTTTATGAAAAAGGACTCATATATAGAGGTAAATACATTATAAACTGGTGCCCCAGGTGTCAGACCGCCCTTTCCGATCTGGAGGTAGAGCACTCGGAAGAGCCAGGTAAGCTTTACTACGTCGCCTATCCGATCGTCGGGGAGGGTGGACATATCCTCGTAGCCACCACCAGACCTGAGACCATCCTTGGAGATGTCGCAGTAGCCGTCCATCCCAGAGACGAGAATAACCGCTCTCTGATAGGCAAAAAAGTGGTGGCTCCTTTAACCGGAGGCAGGGAGATACCCATAATAGAGGACAATATGGTGGATCCCGAGTTTGGAACGGGGTTCGTCAAGATAACTCCCGCTCACGATCCGAACGACTTCCTGGTGGGGCAGAGACACGGCCTCGAACAGCTCCAGGTGATCGATGCCCAGGGCGTGATGAACGAGAACGCCGGTCCCTATGTAGGTATGTCCGTCGAGGAAGGACGGAAGAAGGCCGTCTCGGACCTTGAAGAACAGGGTTACCTCAAGAAGGTCGAGGATCTTCCTCACCAGGTCGGCCATTGTTACAGGTGTAACACCGTTGTGGAACCCTATCTGTCCGAACAGTGGTTCGTCAAGGCCAAGCCTTTGGCCGACAGAGGAGTCCAATCGGTCGAAAACGGCGAGATCCGATGGCTGCCTGAACATTGGACCAAGACCTACTATCAGTGGATGGAGAACATCAGGGACTGGTGTATCTCACGTCAGCTTTGGTGGGGACATCGGATCCCGGCCTGGACCTGTCAGGACTGCGGACATATAGTGGTCGCCGAGGAAGACCCGACAGGATGTCCTAAATGCGGATCGTCCGACTTGATTCAGGACGAGGACGTGCTTGATACCTGGTTCAGCAGCGCCCTGTGGCCTTTCTCGACCTTGGGCTGGCCCGATAAGACCGAGGAGTTGGAGCATTTCTACCCAACTTCCCTGATGGTTACGGGATTCGATATAATCTTTTTCTGGGTCTCTAGGATGATAATGATGGGGCTGGAGTTCATGGACGAGATCCCCTTCAACGACGTCTACATCCATGCCTTGGTGAGAGACGAGCAGGGACAGAAGATGAGCAAGTCCAAGGGTAACGTGATCGATCCTCTTATCATGATCGACCAGTTCGGCGCCGACGCCCTTCGTTTTACCGTAGCTGCCCTTACGATGCCCGGAAGGGACATACTCCTAAGTCCAAGCAAGATAGAGAACTACAGGCATTTCCTCAATAAAATATGGAACGCCAGCCGTTTTGCACTGATGAATTTGGGCGACTCGGACCCCTCCCGACCTGATGAGAAGGACCTTAGGCTTCACGATAAGTGGATAATGGATCGGCTGTCCAAGGTGAACTCACAGGTCACCGATTATCTGGACGAATATCTCATAGGCGATGCTGCCAGGTTGCTCTACGATTTCATCTGGGGAGACCTTTGCGACTGGTATGTTGAGATGAGCAAACCCGCTCTCTGGGGAGACGAGGGGGAGGACAGAAAGGAAGCCACCCTCTGGGTTCTTCTCGACGTCTTCAAAGAGACCCTCTCGTTGCTTCACCCCTTTATTCCCTTCCTGACGGAGGAGCTGTGGCAGGCTTTCGGTTTTGGACAGGAGCCTATGGAAAGGGAGGAGTGGAAGGTCAGATCCTCCGACGAGAACTCCGATGCCCTGGGAAAATCCATGGAGACCCTCCAGGATATGATAAGGGCCATAAGAAACCTTAGAGCCGAGGCCGGTTTGCCTCCTCAGAAGTCTGTAGATTCCGTGGTGGTGAGGACCGATTCGAGAGATACAATCGAACTGGTGAAGGAGAATGAGGACATGATATCCCTCCTAGCCAAGGTGGAGAGGATATCGGTGATCCCGACTGGATCCGATGCTCCCGGCAAGTCTCTCAGCTCCGTCCTTGGCTCTGGTATAGTCTATTTGCCGGTAGGAGACCTCCTGGATATCGACTCTGAAATAAGTAGATTGGGGCAGGAAAAGGAACAGATGGAGAACAACCTCTCCAAGAGCGAAAAAAAGCTGGCCAACCCGAATTTTGTCGAAAGGGCTCCTCAGGATGTCGTGGAAAAAGAGCGTGATAGAATAGAGGAGTTCCAAAGAAAAATTCGTAGAATAGCGGAAAACATCGCTAGCCTTTCCGAAAAATGA
- a CDS encoding acyl-CoA mutase large subunit family protein, protein MFDKKILEEVRRLKESYDASVEKTIVKRPERRESFTTGGGIPLKRLYTPLDIEGVDYERDLGVPGSYPYTRGVQPTQYRGRFWTMRQYAGFATAEDSNRRYRMLMEQGTMGLSVAFDLPTQIGYDSDHPMAAGEVGKVGVAIDSLADMEILFNQIPLDKVSTSMTINAPSSVLLAMYIGVAEKQGVSMEQLSGTIQNDILKEYIARGTYIFPPKPSMRLITNIFDFCSRNVPKWNTISISGYHIREAGSTAVQEVAFTLADGIAYVEAAIKAGLDPNVFGKRLSFFFNAHNDFIEEIAKFRAARRLWAKILKDRFDVTDPKALSLRFHTQTGGCTLTAQQPENNIARVTIQALAAVLGGTQSLHTNSMDEALALPTEKSVRIALKTQQIIAHESGVCNTVDPVAGSYAIESLTNEIEDQAMAYISKIDEMGGMMSAIEKGYVQKQIQDAAYDYQLSIEENDRIVVGVNKFTVEEEKGTLQLLKVDESVGTNQAKKLKELRESRDNIAVNNALDKIRETAKDEGANLMPAILDAVRCYTTEGEICGILREEFGEYKENIVL, encoded by the coding sequence GTGTTTGACAAAAAGATTTTGGAAGAAGTCCGTAGGCTGAAGGAAAGCTACGACGCTTCGGTGGAGAAGACCATCGTCAAGCGTCCGGAGCGAAGAGAGAGTTTTACCACCGGTGGTGGTATACCGCTGAAGCGTCTGTATACACCTCTTGACATCGAGGGAGTCGATTATGAGAGGGATCTGGGTGTTCCGGGATCCTATCCCTACACGAGAGGGGTCCAGCCTACTCAGTACAGAGGTCGTTTTTGGACCATGAGACAGTACGCCGGGTTTGCTACTGCCGAGGATTCCAATCGTCGTTATCGTATGCTCATGGAGCAGGGAACGATGGGGCTTTCCGTCGCCTTTGACCTTCCCACCCAGATAGGTTACGATTCGGATCATCCAATGGCAGCCGGTGAGGTCGGCAAGGTTGGAGTCGCCATAGACAGTCTTGCGGATATGGAGATACTGTTCAATCAGATTCCGCTGGATAAGGTCTCCACATCTATGACGATCAACGCTCCTTCTTCCGTCCTCTTGGCGATGTATATAGGGGTTGCCGAAAAACAGGGTGTTTCGATGGAGCAGCTTTCCGGTACGATCCAGAACGACATCCTCAAGGAGTATATCGCTAGGGGAACCTATATATTTCCGCCCAAGCCCTCTATGAGGTTGATAACGAATATCTTCGATTTCTGCAGCAGAAACGTGCCGAAGTGGAATACCATATCCATCTCGGGCTATCATATCCGCGAGGCTGGAAGTACCGCCGTTCAGGAGGTGGCCTTCACACTTGCCGATGGCATCGCTTACGTGGAAGCCGCTATAAAAGCCGGGCTGGATCCCAACGTTTTCGGTAAGCGTCTCTCCTTCTTCTTCAACGCTCACAACGATTTTATCGAGGAGATCGCCAAGTTCAGAGCAGCTAGGAGACTTTGGGCCAAGATCCTCAAAGATCGGTTCGATGTCACCGATCCCAAGGCTCTCTCTCTTCGTTTCCACACCCAGACCGGCGGTTGCACCCTAACGGCTCAGCAGCCGGAGAACAACATCGCCAGGGTCACCATACAGGCCCTCGCCGCGGTCCTGGGCGGGACCCAGTCTCTGCACACCAACAGCATGGACGAGGCTCTTGCCCTTCCCACGGAGAAGAGCGTCCGCATTGCCCTCAAGACCCAGCAGATCATAGCTCATGAATCCGGAGTCTGTAACACGGTAGATCCCGTGGCAGGATCCTACGCCATAGAGAGCCTCACCAACGAGATCGAGGATCAGGCTATGGCCTATATATCCAAGATAGACGAGATGGGTGGGATGATGAGCGCTATAGAGAAGGGGTACGTCCAGAAGCAGATTCAGGATGCCGCCTATGATTATCAGCTGTCCATCGAGGAAAACGACAGAATTGTCGTAGGGGTGAATAAGTTTACCGTCGAGGAGGAAAAAGGGACCCTCCAGCTCCTAAAGGTTGACGAGTCGGTAGGTACCAATCAGGCCAAGAAGCTCAAGGAGCTTCGTGAGTCCAGAGATAACATAGCGGTGAATAACGCTCTCGATAAGATAAGAGAGACGGCCAAGGACGAGGGTGCGAATTTGATGCCCGCCATTTTGGACGCCGTTCGTTGCTATACCACCGAGGGCGAAATCTGCGGGATCCTTCGGGAGGAGTTCGGAGAGTACAAGGAAAATATCGTCCTGTAG
- a CDS encoding bifunctional folylpolyglutamate synthase/dihydrofolate synthase — MNEKIDIERYDEIERLMTDLSSPGIHPGLDRVIRLLNIMGNPERSFPAIHVVGTNGKGSTSALIEAALRSSGYSTALYTSPHLLHFGERLTLNGECVSPEAWRRSILRIFDCVEEDPSLKEDRPTYFEIMTVCALTLISERSPDIAVIEAGMGGRLDATNVLGDVRLSVVTPIALDHSDFLGDTLEAVAEEKFAVIRDGGRAVFAGDGGGKLSRRFREICDNRGCADVVADEIIDLDNLSLSLSGTTVSFKRQGEIVDLALSLLGRYQADNARMAYLACDILMEDFPRINKADLLRGFSSTKWPGRLEVFRKEPPLLLDGAHNPHGMSALVASLGNLVGSRSLGVVYTSMSDKDYTTVLGILSCSMSCRLYCTEIPDNERCAEAEKLVLAARDMRWAAPPIAVTDPSKALDLASKECDIVVGCGSLYLLSWIYRNYVKP; from the coding sequence ATGAACGAAAAAATAGATATAGAGAGATATGACGAGATCGAGAGGCTTATGACAGATCTGTCCAGCCCGGGGATACATCCCGGGCTGGACAGGGTCATCCGTCTTTTGAACATCATGGGAAATCCCGAACGATCTTTTCCTGCCATCCACGTGGTCGGCACCAACGGTAAGGGATCCACTTCCGCCTTGATAGAGGCGGCGTTACGGAGCTCGGGATATTCTACAGCTCTCTACACCAGTCCCCATCTTCTGCATTTCGGAGAGAGATTAACCCTCAATGGCGAATGTGTATCTCCAGAAGCCTGGAGGAGATCGATTCTTCGGATATTTGACTGTGTAGAAGAAGACCCCTCGCTAAAAGAGGACAGGCCTACTTATTTTGAGATCATGACGGTATGTGCCTTGACTTTGATCTCCGAGAGATCTCCCGATATAGCGGTGATTGAGGCCGGCATGGGAGGCCGTCTGGACGCCACCAATGTGTTGGGCGACGTCAGGCTGTCGGTGGTCACGCCTATCGCCTTGGATCACAGCGACTTTCTCGGAGATACACTGGAGGCGGTGGCGGAGGAAAAATTTGCAGTCATAAGGGATGGGGGAAGAGCCGTCTTTGCCGGAGATGGTGGAGGAAAGCTCTCTCGCCGTTTCAGAGAGATATGCGATAATCGAGGTTGTGCCGATGTCGTGGCGGATGAAATTATAGATTTGGACAATTTATCCCTGTCCCTTTCAGGTACGACGGTATCTTTTAAAAGACAGGGAGAGATCGTTGATCTAGCCCTGTCTTTATTGGGTAGATACCAGGCGGACAACGCTCGTATGGCCTATCTGGCCTGCGATATCCTCATGGAAGACTTTCCTCGTATAAATAAGGCGGATCTCTTGAGAGGTTTCTCCTCCACTAAATGGCCTGGAAGGTTGGAGGTATTTAGAAAAGAGCCTCCTCTGCTTCTGGATGGAGCCCATAATCCTCACGGAATGTCGGCTTTGGTAGCCTCTTTGGGAAATCTGGTCGGATCTCGAAGTCTCGGAGTCGTCTATACGTCCATGTCCGACAAAGACTACACCACCGTGTTAGGTATATTGTCCTGCAGCATGTCCTGTCGGCTCTACTGCACCGAGATCCCCGATAACGAGAGGTGTGCCGAAGCCGAAAAACTGGTTCTGGCTGCGAGGGACATGAGGTGGGCGGCCCCTCCGATAGCCGTAACCGATCCATCGAAAGCCCTGGATCTCGCCTCGAAAGAGTGCGACATCGTTGTTGGCTGCGGGAGTCTCTATCTATTGTCCTGGATATACAGGAACTACGTAAAGCCATGA